A section of the Malus sylvestris chromosome 17, drMalSylv7.2, whole genome shotgun sequence genome encodes:
- the LOC126609905 gene encoding non-specific lipid transfer protein GPI-anchored 30-like isoform X3: MAKYQNNALVILAFAGIMAQEGMLMVASAQGDTSCLSQLAPCLNYLNGTRHPPDNCCDPLKSMIKSNPQCLCSMISNRATNQAEQAGIDINEAQQLPGRCGERVNPLACLSTGSPPSRAPSNSRNSVPNSANDAFSLLSRGSLAATALSSSLQILLFIG; this comes from the exons ATGGCTAAGTACCAAAACAATGCACTAGTAATACTAGCTTTTGCCGGCATCATGGCGCAGGAAGGAATGTTAATGGTGGCTTCTGCTCAAGGAGACACGTCTTGCCTCAGTCAGCTTGCTCCTTGCCTCAACTACCTGAATGGAACCCGTCACCCGCCCGACAATTGTTGCGATCCTCTCAAATCGATGATAAAGTCTAATCCACAATGTTTGTGTAGTATGATCAGCAACCGGGCCACCAATCAAGCTGAGCAAGCCGGCATCGATATCAACGAGGCTCAGCAGTTGCCTGGAAGATGTGGTGAACGTGTCAACCCGCTCGCCTGCCTTTCAA cagGTTCTCCTCCTAGTCGTGCTCCTAGTAATTCCAGGAACTCAGTTCCAAATTCTGCAAACGATGCCTTTTCGTTGCTCTCTCGTGGAAGCCTGGCGGCCACAGCTCTATCGTCGTCTCTTCAGATTCTTCTATTTATTG gGTAA
- the LOC126609905 gene encoding non-specific lipid transfer protein GPI-anchored 30-like isoform X1: MAKYQNNALVILAFAGIMAQEGMLMVASAQGDTSCLSQLAPCLNYLNGTRHPPDNCCDPLKSMIKSNPQCLCSMISNRATNQAEQAGIDINEAQQLPGRCGERVNPLACLSTGSPPSRAPSNSRNSVPNSANDAFSLLSRGSLAATALSSSLQILLFIGDKTSNNDA; the protein is encoded by the exons ATGGCTAAGTACCAAAACAATGCACTAGTAATACTAGCTTTTGCCGGCATCATGGCGCAGGAAGGAATGTTAATGGTGGCTTCTGCTCAAGGAGACACGTCTTGCCTCAGTCAGCTTGCTCCTTGCCTCAACTACCTGAATGGAACCCGTCACCCGCCCGACAATTGTTGCGATCCTCTCAAATCGATGATAAAGTCTAATCCACAATGTTTGTGTAGTATGATCAGCAACCGGGCCACCAATCAAGCTGAGCAAGCCGGCATCGATATCAACGAGGCTCAGCAGTTGCCTGGAAGATGTGGTGAACGTGTCAACCCGCTCGCCTGCCTTTCAA cagGTTCTCCTCCTAGTCGTGCTCCTAGTAATTCCAGGAACTCAGTTCCAAATTCTGCAAACGATGCCTTTTCGTTGCTCTCTCGTGGAAGCCTGGCGGCCACAGCTCTATCGTCGTCTCTTCAGATTCTTCTATTTATTG GGGATAAAACTTCGAacaatgatgcatga
- the LOC126609905 gene encoding non-specific lipid transfer protein GPI-anchored 30-like isoform X2, which produces MAKYQNNALVILAFAGIMAQEGMLMVASAQGDTSCLSQLAPCLNYLNGTRHPPDNCCDPLKSMIKSNPQCLCSMISNRATNQAEQAGIDINEAQQLPGRCGERVNPLACLSSSPPSRAPSNSRNSVPNSANDAFSLLSRGSLAATALSSSLQILLFIGDKTSNNDA; this is translated from the exons ATGGCTAAGTACCAAAACAATGCACTAGTAATACTAGCTTTTGCCGGCATCATGGCGCAGGAAGGAATGTTAATGGTGGCTTCTGCTCAAGGAGACACGTCTTGCCTCAGTCAGCTTGCTCCTTGCCTCAACTACCTGAATGGAACCCGTCACCCGCCCGACAATTGTTGCGATCCTCTCAAATCGATGATAAAGTCTAATCCACAATGTTTGTGTAGTATGATCAGCAACCGGGCCACCAATCAAGCTGAGCAAGCCGGCATCGATATCAACGAGGCTCAGCAGTTGCCTGGAAGATGTGGTGAACGTGTCAACCCGCTCGCCTGCCTTTCAA GTTCTCCTCCTAGTCGTGCTCCTAGTAATTCCAGGAACTCAGTTCCAAATTCTGCAAACGATGCCTTTTCGTTGCTCTCTCGTGGAAGCCTGGCGGCCACAGCTCTATCGTCGTCTCTTCAGATTCTTCTATTTATTG GGGATAAAACTTCGAacaatgatgcatga
- the LOC126610005 gene encoding potassium transporter 4 — protein sequence MEPDSAISTPSRNPPPPPSQLSWVNLSRNLILAYQSLGVVYGDLSTSPLYVYTSTFTGNLHNHNSEEVIFGAFSLIFWTITLVPLLKYVFILLSADDNGEGGTFALYSLLCRHAKFSLLPNQQAADEELSAYKYGPSSQVVSSSPLKRFLEKHKRLRTALLVVVLFGTCMVIGDGVLTPAISVLSAVSGLQVTEEKLTDGELLLLACVILVGLFALQHCGTHRVAFLFAPIVIIWLISIFSIGLYNTIQWNPDIVHALSPHYIIKFFHETGKDGWISLGGILLSITGTEAMFADLGHFTALSIRLAFAFAIYPCLVVQYMGQAAFMSKHPGSIRYSFYDSIPVPVFWPVFVIATLASIVGSQAVITATFSIIKQCHALGCFPRVKVVHTSKHICGQIYIPEINWILMILTLAITIGFQDTTLIGNAYGLACMMVMFITTFLMALVIIFVWQKSVVLAAIFLIFFWFIEGVYLSAALIKVPQGGWVPFVLSFIFMIVMYVWHYGTRKKYNYDLHNKVSLKWLLGLGPSLGIVRVPGIGLIYSELATGVPAIFSHFVTNLPAFHKVLVFVCVKSVQVPWVSPEERFLIGRICPRPYRMYRCIVRYGYKDIQRDDGDFEDLLIQSIAEFIQMEAGEPQFSSPENTSFDGRMAVISTRTVQSSLSLIASEQEGSGVGDSIQSSKSLALRSMGSVYDDENPQMRRHQVRFQVPSNVGMDPAVREELMDLIQARETGVAYIMGHSYVKARRSSSFLKKLVIDMGYSFLRKNCRGPAVALNIPHISLIEVGMIYYV from the exons ATGGAGCCGGACTCTGCAATTTCGACGCCCTCCCggaatcctcctcctcctcctagtCAG CTTTCATGGGTGAATCTCTCCAGAAATCTCATACTTGCATATCAAAGCCTTGGCGTGGTTTATGGGGACCTTAGTACTTCTCCTCTCTATGTTTATACTAGCACATTCACAGGGAATCTGCACAACCATAACTCTGAGGAAGTGATATTTGGTGCATTTTCTTTAATCTTCTGGACCATTACACTGGTACCCTTGCTCAAGTACGTCTTTATCCTATTGAGTGCTGACGATAATGGTGAAG GTGGGACTTTTGCGCTTTACTCGCTGCTTTGCCGCCATGCAAAGTTTAGTTTACTTCCCAACCAGCAAGCAGCTGATGAGGAGCTTTCAGCTTACAAATACGGTCCTTCATCACAGGTTGTAAGCTCTTCCCCATTAAAGAGATTTTTGGAGAAGCATAAAAGGTTACGGACGGCCCTACTAGTGGTGGTATTGTTCGGCACTTGCATGGTCATAGGAGATGGCGTGCTCACTCCAGCAATTTCAG TTTTATCAGCGGTATCAGGGTTACAAGTTACAGAAGAGAAATTAACTGATG GTGAACTCCTCTTGCTGGCATGTGTCATATTGGTTGGCCTGTTTGCTTTGCAGCATTGTGGCACCCACAGGGTAGCATTTTTGTTTGCACCTATTGTAATAATCTGGTTGATATCGATATTTTCCATTGGGCTGTACAACACAATACAGTGGAACCCAGATATTGTTCATGCATTGTCGCCCCATTATATTATCAAGTTTTTCCATGAGACTGGTAAAGATGGTTGGATTTCTCTTGGTGGGATTCTTCTCTCAATAACTG GTACTGAAGCTATGTTTGCAGATCTTGGTCATTTCACTGCCTTATCGATAAGA CTTGCGTTTGCATTTGCTATATATCCTTGTTTGGTAGTACAATACATGGGTCAAGCTGCTTTCATGTCTAAACATCCTGGCTCCATTCGTTACAGTTTCTATGACTCCATACCTG TTCCTGTATTTTGGCCCGTCTTTGTTATTGCTACCCTAGCATCAATTGTTGGAAGCCAGGCTGTTATAACTGCTACTTTCTCAATCATCAAGCAATGTCATGCCCTTGGTTGTTTCCCCCGAGTCAAAGTTGTCCACACCTCAAAGCATATATGCGGGCAGATCTACATTCCAGAAATTAACTGGATCCTTATGATCCTTACTCTTGCCATAACCATTGGATTTCAAGACACTACTTTGATCGGAAATGCTTATG GACTTGCTTGCATGATGGTTATGTTTATCACGACATTCCTTATGGCACTGGTAATAATCTTTGTTTGGCAGAAAAGTGTGGTTCTGGCTgcgatttttctgatttttttctgGTTCATTGAGGGAGTGTACTTATCAGCAGCACTCATTAAAGTACCTCAGGGAGGATGGGTCCCTTTTGTTCTCTCGTTCATCTTTATGATTGTTATGTATGTCTGGCATTATGGTACACGGAAGAAGTATAACTATGATCTTCACAACAAAGTCTCGTTAAAATGGCTACTTGGTCTTGGCCCGAGCCTTGGTATAGTCCGGGTGCCTGGGATAGGTCTCATATACTCAGAGTTGGCAACAGGAGTTCCTGCAATATTCTCTCACTTTGTAACAAATCTTCCTGCATTCCACAAGGTGTTGGTTTTTGTTTGTGTAAAATCAGTTCAGGTGCCATGGGTTTCACCTGAGGAACGATTTCTGATTGGCCGGATATGTCCAAGACCTTATCGTATGTATAGGTGCATTGTGAGGTATGGGTACAAAGACATCCAACGGGATGATGGGGACTTTGAGGACCTGCTCATACAGAGTATAGCAGAGTTCATCCAGATGGAAGCGGGGGAACCACAATTCTCAAGCCCAGAGAACACATCATTTGATGGAAGGATGGCGGTTATAAGCACGAGGACAGTGCAATCAAGTTTGAGCTTGATAGCTAGTGAACAAGAGGGTTCTGGTGTGGGGGACTCCATCCAAAGCAGCAAATCTTTGGCCCTGCGGAGTATGGGATCAGTGTATGATGATGAGAACCCACAAATGAGGAGGCACCAAGTGAGGTTTCAGGTGCCGTCAAATGTGGGTATGGATCCTGCAGTAAGGGAAGAGCTGATGGATTTAATCCAGGCCAGGGAAACAGGGGTTGCGTATATAATGGGGCATTCATATGTGAAGGCGAGGAGGTCGTCATCCTTTCTGAAGAAGCTTGTGATTGATATGGGGTATTCTTTTCTTAGGAAGAACTGCAGGGGCCCTGCCGTGGCGCTTAACATTCCTCACATCAGTCTTATCGAAGTTGGGATGATATACTATGTCTGA
- the LOC126610009 gene encoding nudix hydrolase 13, mitochondrial-like, whose amino-acid sequence MSSSVLARTGRQRQRYDNNFRLVSGCIPYRITENYEDDDESGDIENKIQVLMVSSPDRHDRVFPKGGWEDDETVLEAACREAFEEAGVKGNLRETPLGVWEFRSKSREEMCSLSLEGGCRGYMFALEVTQELDTWPEHQNRDRKWLSIKEAFRVCRYEWMRKALEQFLRVMGGGLVLSVCDDNDNIDDEDGKVKVVEMMMGSEDEMKLGGELPPSDSTLQPPLLPLSDAEHVMAECKIVSSNCYIKPASSSSSASASQLVISVHCHGTWLSRTSGGCH is encoded by the exons ATGCATTCCTTACCGGATAACAGAAAActatgaagatgatgatgagaGTGGTGATATTGAGAACAAGATACAAGTTCTTATGGTTTCTTCACCAGACCGCCATGACAGAGTCTTCCCAAAA GGTGGATGGGAGGATGATGAAACTGTTTTAGAAGCTGCTTGTCGGGAAGCCTTTGAGGAAGCAGGGGTCAAAGGAAATCTAAGA GAAACTCCGCTGGGAGTATGGGAGTTCAGAAGCAAAAGCAGAGAGGAGATGTGCAGCCTCAGCCTGGAAGGAGGATGCAGAGGATATATGTTTGCATTAGAGGTCACTCAAGAGCTTGATACCTGGCCAGAACACCAAAACCGTGACAGGAAATGG CTAAGCATAAAGGAGGCATTTAGGGTGTGCCGGTATGAATGGATGCGCAAAGCGTTGGAGCAGTTTCTGAGAGTCATGGGAGGAGGACTAGTACTGTCAGTTTGTGATGATAATGATAATATTGAtgatgaggatggaaaagtgAAAGTTGTGGAGATGATGATGGGATCAGAAGATGAGATGAAATTAGGAGGGGAGCTGCCACCTTCGGATTCTACCCTGCAGCCGCCGCTGCTGCCGTTGTCAGATGCGGAACATGTGATGGCTGAATGTAAAATAGTGTCGTCAAACTGCTACATAAAgccagcttcttcttcttcaagtgcTAGTGCTAGTCAACTGGTGATATCAGTTCATTGTCATGGCACTTGGCTCTCAAGGACAAGCGGGGGTTGCCATTGA